In one window of Primulina tabacum isolate GXHZ01 chromosome 8, ASM2559414v2, whole genome shotgun sequence DNA:
- the LOC142553801 gene encoding uncharacterized protein LOC142553801, protein MGEILMFSQSSLLQGSRHQLGTSRKVQLHVDRKQVFSVGAVALSFVPTSLKKVRTGSLYWEDKAGFIRDSKMPTTFPVFSVGTGSDILPDSGGSNDNFSGGSGNEGGGSGNGGGDGNKDKGGPDENDGHDSGDAKKVGMSMSQKLTLGYAALVGVGGAMGYMKGGSKKSLISGELSALVLYAVYSILPTNPVLASCLGLGLSLSLLVVMGSRFKSSGKIFPAGVVSLVSVVMSGGYLHGILRSMH, encoded by the coding sequence ATGGGAGAAATCTTAATGTTTTCGCAGTCCTCATTACTGCAAGGATCTCGGCATCAATTGGGCACTTCGAGGAAAGTACAACTTCATGTTGATCGCAAGCAAGTGTTCTCAGTTGGAGCTGTGGCTCTGAGTTTTGTCCCGACAAGCTTGAAGAAAGTAAGAACTGGTTCTCTTTATTGGGAAGATAAAGCtggttttatcagagattcaaAAATGCCGACCACATTTCCTGTTTTTTCTGTTGGGACAGGCAGTGATATTTTACCAGATTCTGGTGGTTCGAATGACAATTTTAGTGGTGGTAGTGGTAATGAAGGTGGTGGAAGTGGCAATGGTGGTGGTGATGGTAATAAGGATAAGGGGGGACCTGATGAAAATGACGGTCACGACAGTGGCGACGCCAAGAAAGTAGGCATGTCAATGTCCCAGAAACTCACACTTGGGTATGCTGCCTTGGTTGGAGTTGGTGGTGCGATGGGCTATATGAAAGGTGGAAGCAAGAAGTCATTGATTTCTGGCGAACTGTCAGCTCTTGTATTGTATGCTGTTTACAGTATTCTTCCAACAAACCCTGTTTTGGCATCGTGCCTCGGCCTTGGTCTATCGCTTTCTCTCCTAGTGGTGATGGGTTCTCGCTTTAAGAGTTCAGGAAAGATCTTTCCAGCTGGTGTTGTCTCCTTAGTATCAGTAGTCATGAGTGGTGGCTATTTGCATGGAATATTACGTAGTATGCACTAA